TTGCTCCGCCGTCTGGCCGGCCCACCGAATGGGAGATCCTCCTGCGCCTCGCCGGTATTGTCATGGGTCAGGGTGCCGGGGCCGATTTGCGGAGCCTCGATGACTTTGTGATCGGCGCTCAGGTGCAACGCGCCGTCGACAACCCCCACTCGCCCGTGCACGCCCGCGATGCAGGGGACATTTTCGCCGCCCTTGCACCCCGGGTCGGCCCGGAACGGCTCGTCGACCTCGCCTTGCGTACAGGACCCTACGGCGACGCCTTTGGGGCGCGTCCAGGCGGCCTTTCGCTGGCTCGGCTGGAGGCCGAGCCGCACGGCGTCGACCTCGGCCCGCTCGCGCCGCGCCTGCCGGACCTGTTGCGCACCCCCTCGGGAAAGATCGAACTCGCCCCGCGGGCGATCATGGGCGACGTCGCGCGGTTGCGGGCCGCGCTGAGCGACGGCGGCGGCGAACGACCATTTCGCCTCGTCGGACGCCGGCACCTGCGCTCGAACAACTCCTGGATGCACAATCTGCCGAGCCTGAGCGGCGGGCGTGACCGGTGCACCCTGCAAGTGAATCCGGCCGACGCCGGCCGTCTCGGACTCAGCGACGGCAGCCGGGCGCGGATTACGTCGCGCGCCGGGAGCGTCGAGGCAGCCGTCGAAGTGACTGCGGCCATCATGCCCGGCGTGGTCAGTCTGCCGCACGGTTGGGGCCATCACCTCGACGGCACACGCCTGCGTCTGGCCGCCGTGCGCCCCGGAGTGAACAGCAACCTGCTCACCGACGAAGAGGCGCTCGATCCGATCTCCGGCAACGCCGTGCTCAACGGCATTCCGGTCAGCGTCGAGGCGGCGGCGCGGTAGTCCGGTGCGGAATCGCGGCGCACACGCAGAGCGAAGCGCGGGGTCGGCACTCGGAGCGGCGCCGAGCGGCGTCGTGACGGCCCCCGTGGTCTACGTTGCGCTGGCGAAGGCGGCGCTGAACCTCGCCGTCACACTCAACGACAACTACTTCCGCGACGAGTTTTACTACCTGGCCTGCGCCAGACGGCTGGCCTGGGGATATGTCGATCATCCGCCGCTCTCGATCGCCCTTCTCGCCACAAGCCGGACGCTGCTCGGCGACGGACTGGTGGCCATTCGGCTGCCGGCGATACTTGCCGGAGGCCTGGCCGTGATTCTGGTCGGGATCCTGACCCGCGCGATGGGCGGCGGGCGCACGGCCCAATGGGTCGCCGCACTCGCCTTCGCCGTGATGGGTACGTCGCTGGTGTTTCCCAGCTACTTCTCGATGAACGTCTTCGATCAGGTGTTCTGGCTGCTCGCTGCGCTGATCGCGGCAGTCATTCTCGGCGGTGGCGAGGCGCGATTGTGGCTGCTCTTCGGCGTCGTCGTCGGCTTCGGTCTGCTGAACAAGCTCAGCATCGGCTTTTTCGTCTTCGGCTTGATGGTTGGACTCGCCCTGTCGCCAAGGAGGCGTCAGTTGCTGAGCCCATGGTTGTGGGCCGGTGGCATCACGGCGGCTGCGCTGCTGACTCCGCATCTCGTCTGGCAGGTCTCCAACGGCTTCCCGACCGCAGAGTTCATCCGCAATGCCCAGACTCTGAAGATCGTCGCGCAGCCGCCGCTTGCCTTCCTTGGCGCTCAGGTACTCCAGGCCAATCCGGCCACCCTGCCGCTCTGGCTCGGCGGCCTCGCCGCGCTTCTGCTGATGCCGTCGCTGCGCCCGTACCGGCCACTGGGGATCGCCTTCGTCGCCGTACTCGCCTTGTTCCTGTTCCAGCAGGCGAAGCCCTATTACCTCGCCCCCGCCTATCCGCCGTTGCTCGCCGCCGGCGCCATCGCGCTCGAACGCTGGCAGGCTCGACGACCCAGGGCGTTGATGGCGCCGGCAGCCGGCGTCGTCCTCGTCGCGGGCGGTGCGGTGATCGCGCTGGCGAGTCTACCCATCCTGTCCCCGGCGGCCTACGAGCGCTTCGTCGACGCGATCGGCCTCGAGGTCCCGCAAGAGGAACGTCACGATCTCGGCCAGTTGCCGCAAATTCTCGCCGACCGTCACGGCTGGGAGAACCTCGCGATCAGCGTCGCCCGCGTGTACTCGGCGCTGCCACCGGAGGAGCGCTCGCGGGCCGTGATTCTCGCGGCCAACTATGGGCAAGCCGGCGCCCTGGAGTTCTACGCGCCGCGCTACGGGTTGCCGCCGGCGATCAGCGGCCATAACAACTACTGGCTCTGGGGGCCGGGGCCGGCGACGGAAGAGGTCATCGTCACCATCGGGCTGCCGGCCCAAGATCTGCAGCCATACTGCCGCTCCGTCGAGCAGGCAGGCATCGTGGTTTCTCCGCACGCCGTGCCCCGGGAGAACAACCTGCCGGTGCTGGTCTGCCGAGGTTTGCGCATGCCGCCAACGCGGCTC
This genomic window from Candidatus Binatia bacterium contains:
- a CDS encoding glycosyltransferase family 39 protein, which translates into the protein MTAPVVYVALAKAALNLAVTLNDNYFRDEFYYLACARRLAWGYVDHPPLSIALLATSRTLLGDGLVAIRLPAILAGGLAVILVGILTRAMGGGRTAQWVAALAFAVMGTSLVFPSYFSMNVFDQVFWLLAALIAAVILGGGEARLWLLFGVVVGFGLLNKLSIGFFVFGLMVGLALSPRRRQLLSPWLWAGGITAAALLTPHLVWQVSNGFPTAEFIRNAQTLKIVAQPPLAFLGAQVLQANPATLPLWLGGLAALLLMPSLRPYRPLGIAFVAVLALFLFQQAKPYYLAPAYPPLLAAGAIALERWQARRPRALMAPAAGVVLVAGGAVIALASLPILSPAAYERFVDAIGLEVPQEERHDLGQLPQILADRHGWENLAISVARVYSALPPEERSRAVILAANYGQAGALEFYAPRYGLPPAISGHNNYWLWGPGPATEEVIVTIGLPAQDLQPYCRSVEQAGIVVSPHAVPRENNLPVLVCRGLRMPPTRLWPFLKRYV